The following proteins are encoded in a genomic region of Sphingopyxis sp. YF1:
- a CDS encoding M20/M25/M40 family metallo-hydrolase: MQTRNRGAETPRPTRDGFRWLLALLAVLAAVALACLANRLPAPAPETAPGTAFSAARAMHDVRVIAAKPHPIGSQAIEETRAYLVERMTALGLEPRVRSQTVTLTRRNSADFAIGGRVRNIVGELKGSDPTLPAIVVMAHYDTAPLSPGAGDDTAGLAVALETARALRAAGPLRRSVLFLFTDGEEAGLLGATAFFESDPWRGRTGLVVNLEARGDSGRALMFQTSAGNRALIEAYARTAPSPAADSLMVTIYKRMPNDTDLTSALDRGHAGMNFAFVGHQMAYHTPLSTAAGLNPASVQHMGDQVLPLVRDLAGAERLGDAGGDMVFADLFGQYLLVYPSWAGWLLAIAAVGATFAMLAVALARRRVAWRDALAGAGGLLAMLFGIAALLMLALRLAALLMRGIASPYALVGQAGWLLPAMLLAGFGGGALLLDRAARGGRRWPVALALAAVGLLGALLGEFSPAPLVAGGAAALFAFAGFGRRAALAGWFAGAVALVALLALLLQILLPSGAHALVWPLLLLVPATALLLFAPARAARPAGLAAMALSAALLAGLMARSGYDFFVMVGTIFPAAIAPFVLLAILALAPLLWAARRLRPAGLVAIAAGLAVSGAAGLAGRTPSAASPELVEVFHVSNVVTGTAQWTTPLPDSRGWARAALARDGDTPRLRSIAPLSRDDHWIADARPAAFAPPSLTVGATAQGGAHRIDIAARNANRGRSMRIFLKPSVELTGIRLMDRPVPGTLKAGIWSQMIFHASGEEAVRLSLTAVRPGQVEVRLAEVRDGWPEGSRPVPLPPHVIPYRRGNDSVIVTGRIAAW, encoded by the coding sequence ATGCAGACCCGAAATCGCGGCGCCGAAACCCCGCGCCCCACCCGAGACGGGTTCCGCTGGCTCCTCGCGCTGCTCGCCGTCCTCGCCGCGGTCGCGCTCGCCTGCCTCGCCAACCGGCTCCCCGCCCCCGCGCCCGAAACCGCGCCCGGCACCGCATTCTCGGCGGCGCGCGCGATGCACGACGTCCGCGTCATCGCCGCGAAACCGCATCCGATCGGTTCGCAGGCGATCGAGGAAACGCGCGCCTATCTGGTCGAACGCATGACCGCGCTCGGGCTCGAACCGCGGGTGCGCTCCCAGACGGTGACGCTGACGCGCCGCAATTCGGCCGATTTCGCGATCGGCGGCCGGGTACGGAACATCGTCGGCGAACTGAAGGGGAGCGACCCGACGCTCCCCGCGATCGTCGTGATGGCGCACTACGACACGGCGCCGCTGTCGCCGGGGGCCGGCGACGACACCGCGGGCCTCGCCGTCGCGCTCGAAACCGCGCGCGCGCTCAGGGCCGCGGGGCCGCTGCGGCGATCGGTCCTCTTCCTGTTCACCGACGGCGAAGAAGCCGGACTGCTGGGCGCCACCGCCTTTTTCGAAAGCGACCCCTGGCGCGGCCGGACCGGGCTGGTCGTCAACCTCGAAGCGCGCGGCGACAGCGGCCGCGCGCTGATGTTCCAGACCAGCGCCGGCAACCGCGCGCTGATCGAGGCCTATGCGCGCACCGCCCCCTCGCCCGCGGCGGATTCGCTGATGGTGACGATCTACAAGCGGATGCCCAACGACACCGACCTCACCAGCGCGCTCGATCGCGGCCATGCGGGCATGAACTTCGCCTTCGTCGGGCACCAGATGGCCTATCACACGCCGCTGTCGACCGCGGCGGGGCTCAACCCCGCCAGCGTCCAGCATATGGGCGACCAGGTGCTGCCGCTGGTGCGCGACCTCGCCGGGGCGGAACGCCTCGGCGACGCGGGCGGCGACATGGTCTTCGCCGACCTGTTCGGCCAATATCTCCTCGTCTACCCGTCGTGGGCCGGCTGGTTGCTCGCGATCGCCGCGGTCGGCGCGACCTTCGCGATGCTCGCGGTCGCCCTCGCGCGGCGCAGGGTCGCCTGGCGCGATGCGCTGGCGGGCGCGGGCGGGCTGCTCGCGATGCTGTTCGGCATCGCCGCGCTGCTGATGCTCGCGCTGCGCCTCGCGGCGCTGCTGATGCGTGGCATCGCGTCCCCCTATGCGCTCGTCGGGCAGGCCGGCTGGCTGCTGCCCGCGATGCTGCTCGCCGGGTTCGGCGGCGGCGCGCTGCTGCTCGATCGCGCGGCGCGCGGCGGGCGGCGCTGGCCGGTGGCGCTCGCACTCGCGGCGGTCGGCCTGCTCGGCGCGCTGCTCGGCGAATTCAGCCCCGCGCCGCTCGTCGCGGGGGGCGCGGCGGCGCTGTTCGCCTTCGCCGGGTTCGGGCGCCGCGCGGCGCTCGCCGGCTGGTTCGCGGGCGCGGTGGCGCTCGTCGCGCTGCTCGCGCTGCTGCTCCAGATCCTGCTGCCCAGCGGCGCGCACGCGCTGGTCTGGCCGCTGCTGCTGCTCGTGCCCGCGACCGCGCTGCTGCTCTTCGCGCCCGCGCGCGCCGCGCGTCCCGCGGGGCTCGCCGCGATGGCGCTGTCCGCGGCGCTGCTCGCCGGGCTGATGGCGCGTTCGGGCTATGATTTTTTCGTCATGGTCGGGACGATTTTTCCCGCCGCGATCGCGCCTTTCGTGCTGCTCGCGATTCTGGCGCTCGCGCCGCTGCTCTGGGCGGCGCGCCGCCTCCGCCCCGCCGGGCTCGTCGCGATCGCTGCGGGACTGGCGGTTTCGGGCGCCGCCGGGCTCGCCGGCCGCACCCCCTCGGCGGCCAGCCCCGAACTCGTCGAGGTCTTCCATGTCAGCAACGTCGTCACCGGCACCGCCCAATGGACCACCCCCCTCCCCGACAGCCGCGGCTGGGCGCGGGCGGCGCTGGCGCGCGACGGCGACACGCCCCGACTGCGCTCGATTGCACCGCTCTCCCGGGACGATCATTGGATCGCCGATGCGCGGCCCGCGGCCTTCGCCCCGCCGTCGCTCACGGTCGGCGCTACCGCACAGGGTGGGGCGCACCGGATCGATATCGCGGCGCGCAACGCCAATCGCGGGCGTTCGATGCGGATCTTCCTGAAACCATCGGTCGAACTGACCGGCATCCGGCTGATGGACCGTCCCGTTCCGGGCACGCTCAAGGCCGGCATCTGGTCGCAGATGATCTTTCATGCCAGCGGCGAAGAGGCGGTGCGCCTGTCGCTGACCGCCGTCCGTCCCGGGCAGGTCGAGGTCAGGCTGGCCGAGGTTCGCGACGGCTGGCCCGAAGGCAGCCGGCCCGTGCCGCTGCCGCCGCATGTCATCCCCTATCGCCGGGGCAACGACAGTGTGATCGTCACCGGCCGGATCGCGGCCTGGTGA
- a CDS encoding XRE family transcriptional regulator, translated as MDSNPGAFLREFRTEKGWTLVEVSEKTGIPVSTLSKVETGKMSLSYEKLVRLSRGLEIDITRLFAAPAAPPVSTLAATGRRSITPANEGPTIRTGTYNYTYPSADLLNKALNPMIIEVEVRSIDDFGELMRHPGEEYVLVLEGQCEFHTDIYAPSLLKTGDSAYFDASMGHGYVAVGEGPCRILSVCSAPDADLKSSLHPID; from the coding sequence GTGGACAGTAATCCGGGCGCGTTCCTGAGAGAATTTCGCACCGAAAAGGGCTGGACGCTGGTCGAGGTGAGCGAAAAGACCGGTATTCCGGTTTCGACATTGTCAAAAGTCGAAACGGGCAAGATGTCGCTCAGTTACGAAAAGCTGGTGCGGCTCAGCCGCGGGCTGGAAATCGACATCACCCGCCTGTTCGCGGCACCCGCCGCGCCGCCGGTGTCGACGCTGGCGGCGACCGGACGGCGGAGCATCACCCCCGCCAACGAGGGGCCGACCATCCGCACGGGCACCTATAATTACACCTATCCGTCGGCCGACCTGCTGAACAAGGCGCTCAACCCGATGATCATCGAGGTCGAGGTGCGGTCGATCGACGATTTCGGCGAACTGATGCGCCACCCGGGCGAGGAATATGTGCTGGTGCTGGAGGGGCAGTGCGAGTTCCACACCGACATCTATGCGCCGTCGCTGCTCAAGACGGGCGATTCGGCCTATTTCGACGCCTCGATGGGGCATGGTTATGTCGCGGTGGGCGAGGGGCCGTGCCGCATCCTGTCGGTGTGTTCGGCGCCCGACGCCGACCTGAAATCCTCGCTGCATCCGATCGATTGA
- a CDS encoding beta-lactamase family protein, whose translation MRFFQSFKLIGALALAMVAAPAVSRPAAPAAPAATAPAAAAAARPLTRADVDAWLDGFMPYALERGRAAGAVVVVVKDGQVLTQRGFGFADVAKRRPVDPETTLFKQASVSKTITWTAVMQMVEAGRIDLDRDINAYLDFRIPPRQGKPVTMRQLMTHTAGFDEVQRGLNSYDLKDIPTLGAAMKRQVPPRIYAPGTTPAYSNYGTALAGYIVERVSGLPFDDYVEQRIFAPAGMTHSTFRARLPAALEPLLANGYLLGSGKPGKPELNSFAPAGGLAATGADLGRFMIAHLDDGGALLQPATARLMHDSITRAIPPLNGMALGFYEQNINGRKVLSHAGDSIVFHSQLWMFPGEKVGLYMSMNAAGSDKVSAAIRNHLFTAFADRYFPGAPHDGRVDAATARAHARMMVGTYNKTRRLETSFLKVAELGGQMKVGLDADGGILFKAAPGIGGADRKWVEIEPFVWREVGGPMRLAAEVKDGRVVRFGIDSSSPFMLFEPVPWYSSSAWLTPALLVGLAALSLTALSWPVAALVRRHYGVRPARSPAEWRAYRLTRALSGLAIAVLVGWLLFGTALLSDFSSMNGELDWALIALRVASPLVFGGLFAAAGWNLWLVWRGAPGKFVRAWSVVVFASAAVLLWIAVVFHLIGYGTAF comes from the coding sequence ATGCGGTTTTTCCAATCCTTCAAGCTGATCGGTGCATTGGCGCTGGCGATGGTCGCGGCACCTGCGGTTTCGCGTCCGGCGGCGCCCGCGGCGCCCGCCGCGACGGCGCCGGCAGCGGCAGCGGCGGCGCGGCCGCTGACCAGGGCCGATGTCGATGCCTGGCTCGACGGGTTCATGCCCTATGCGCTCGAGCGCGGGCGCGCGGCGGGTGCGGTGGTGGTCGTAGTCAAGGACGGGCAGGTGCTGACGCAGCGCGGCTTCGGTTTCGCCGACGTCGCGAAACGGCGCCCGGTCGATCCGGAAACGACGCTGTTCAAGCAGGCGTCGGTGTCGAAGACGATCACCTGGACCGCGGTGATGCAGATGGTCGAGGCGGGCAGGATCGACCTCGACAGGGATATCAACGCCTATCTCGATTTCAGGATTCCGCCCCGGCAGGGCAAGCCGGTGACGATGCGCCAGCTGATGACGCACACCGCGGGGTTCGACGAGGTGCAGCGCGGGCTCAACAGTTACGACCTCAAGGATATTCCGACGCTGGGCGCGGCGATGAAGCGGCAGGTGCCGCCGCGCATCTATGCCCCCGGCACCACCCCCGCCTATTCCAACTATGGCACCGCGCTGGCGGGCTATATCGTCGAGCGGGTGTCGGGCCTGCCCTTTGACGACTATGTCGAGCAGCGCATCTTTGCGCCGGCGGGCATGACGCACTCGACCTTTCGCGCGCGCCTGCCCGCCGCGCTCGAGCCGCTGCTCGCGAACGGTTACCTGCTCGGGTCGGGCAAGCCGGGCAAGCCCGAGCTCAACAGCTTTGCGCCGGCGGGCGGGCTCGCCGCGACCGGCGCCGACCTGGGGCGGTTCATGATCGCGCACCTCGACGACGGCGGCGCGTTGCTGCAACCCGCGACGGCGCGGCTGATGCACGACAGCATCACGCGGGCGATCCCGCCGCTCAACGGCATGGCGCTCGGTTTTTACGAACAGAATATCAACGGACGGAAAGTCCTGTCGCACGCGGGCGATTCGATCGTCTTTCACAGCCAGCTGTGGATGTTCCCCGGCGAGAAGGTCGGGCTGTACATGTCGATGAACGCCGCCGGGTCCGACAAGGTGTCGGCGGCGATCCGCAATCATCTGTTCACCGCCTTTGCCGATCGCTATTTCCCCGGCGCGCCGCATGACGGGCGGGTCGACGCCGCGACCGCGCGCGCGCACGCGCGGATGATGGTCGGCACGTACAACAAGACGCGGCGGCTGGAGACGAGTTTCCTGAAGGTCGCCGAACTGGGCGGGCAGATGAAAGTCGGGCTCGACGCCGACGGCGGCATCCTGTTCAAGGCGGCGCCCGGGATCGGCGGTGCCGATCGCAAATGGGTCGAGATCGAACCCTTTGTCTGGCGCGAGGTCGGCGGCCCGATGCGGCTGGCGGCCGAGGTGAAGGACGGCCGCGTCGTGCGTTTCGGCATCGATTCCTCGTCGCCCTTCATGCTGTTCGAACCCGTGCCCTGGTACAGTTCGAGCGCGTGGCTGACCCCGGCGCTGCTCGTCGGCCTTGCCGCGCTGTCGCTGACCGCGCTGTCGTGGCCCGTCGCGGCGCTGGTCCGCCGCCATTATGGTGTCCGGCCCGCGCGCAGCCCGGCCGAATGGCGCGCCTATCGGCTGACGCGCGCGCTGTCGGGACTGGCGATCGCGGTGCTCGTCGGCTGGCTGCTGTTCGGGACCGCGCTGTTGTCCGACTTTTCGTCGATGAACGGCGAGCTCGACTGGGCGCTGATCGCGCTCCGGGTCGCCTCGCCGCTCGTCTTTGGCGGGCTGTTCGCCGCGGCGGGGTGGAACCTGTGGCTGGTGTGGCGCGGTGCACCGGGGAAATTCGTGCGCGCGTGGAGCGTCGTAGTCTTCGCGAGCGCGGCGGTGCTGCTGTGGATCGCGGTGGTTTTCCACCTGATCGGATATGGAACCGCCTTTTGA
- a CDS encoding DUF1611 domain-containing protein → MNIQTSLDATAESLLLPQPYLLFLGDTTERGYAKTAFGLRDWAPEKCVGEYALPGATVSAGLVSLTPAEARARGARSLLIGVANSGGVIPESWIPALVEALDAGLDIVSGMHMRLADRPELAGRAQRLGRRLIDVRHPPAGLTVGTGRKRSGQRLLTVGTDCALGKKYTALAIARAFAARGVDADFRATGQTGIMIAGGGMPMDAVVSDFEAGAAELVSPDAAPGHWDVIEGQGSLFHPAYAAVSLGLLHGSQPDVIIVCHEPGRTQVLGSPGYALPSIEDTIDLNLRLGARTNPAIRCAGVSFNTAHMDAGAATALMAAESARLGLPVADPIRGGDAFERLLDSCLA, encoded by the coding sequence GTGAACATCCAAACCTCCCTCGACGCGACCGCCGAATCGCTCCTTCTTCCCCAGCCCTATCTGCTGTTCCTCGGCGACACGACCGAGCGCGGCTATGCCAAGACCGCCTTCGGGCTGCGCGACTGGGCGCCCGAAAAATGCGTCGGCGAATATGCGCTGCCGGGGGCGACGGTCAGCGCCGGGCTGGTGTCGCTCACCCCCGCCGAGGCGCGGGCGCGCGGCGCGCGGTCGCTGCTGATCGGCGTCGCGAACAGCGGCGGCGTGATCCCCGAAAGCTGGATCCCCGCGCTGGTCGAGGCGCTCGACGCCGGGCTGGATATCGTCAGCGGCATGCACATGCGGCTGGCCGACCGGCCCGAACTCGCGGGGCGCGCGCAGCGCCTCGGCCGCCGGCTGATCGACGTGCGCCATCCGCCGGCGGGGCTGACCGTCGGCACCGGGCGCAAGCGGTCGGGGCAGCGCCTGCTGACCGTCGGCACCGATTGCGCGTTGGGCAAGAAATATACCGCGCTGGCGATCGCGCGCGCGTTCGCCGCGCGCGGGGTCGACGCCGATTTCCGCGCGACGGGCCAGACCGGCATCATGATCGCGGGCGGCGGCATGCCGATGGACGCGGTGGTGTCCGATTTCGAGGCGGGGGCGGCCGAACTGGTGAGCCCCGACGCCGCGCCCGGGCACTGGGACGTGATCGAGGGGCAGGGGTCGCTCTTTCACCCCGCCTATGCCGCGGTCTCGCTCGGGCTGCTCCACGGCAGCCAGCCCGACGTCATCATCGTCTGCCACGAACCCGGCCGGACGCAGGTGCTGGGCAGTCCCGGCTATGCGCTGCCGAGCATCGAGGACACGATCGACCTCAACCTGCGGCTGGGCGCGCGCACCAACCCGGCGATCCGCTGTGCCGGGGTGTCGTTCAACACCGCGCACATGGATGCCGGGGCGGCGACGGCGCTGATGGCCGCCGAAAGCGCGCGGCTGGGGCTGCCCGTCGCCGACCCCATCCGCGGCGGCGACGCGTTCGAGCGCCTGCTGGACAGCTGCCTCGCATGA
- a CDS encoding alpha/beta hydrolase — protein MTTPGAAARKTGGWRRAGRWLKRILLGLLALLLLALVVGAIYEALGRRSAAAAYPPPGKLVDVGGRMMHIDCRGAGSPTVVFESGLGTGGTIDWTLVHDRIAQTTRACAYDRAGIMWSDPKETPQHAAAVADDLHALLKGAGITGPLVLVGHSIGGPYVRTYTGRYGDAVAGLVMVDASHPDQVARLGRVANTDAHPGQVAWIMHAASALSWTGAVRLAMANAGQGKLPQDAAARMAAYTSTSVRGATAELDGFDATMDDARKVRSFGDRPLVVLTAMAPFKPAELKGLGIKASDGARFKQEWKALHAEQAAMSTRGRQQIVPDAGHYIQIDRPDVVIAAVNQVVEAVRAEGAAAKGEKR, from the coding sequence ATGACGACCCCCGGGGCCGCGGCCCGAAAAACCGGCGGATGGCGGCGCGCCGGGCGCTGGCTGAAGCGTATCCTGCTCGGCCTGCTCGCGCTGCTGCTGCTCGCGCTGGTCGTCGGCGCGATCTACGAGGCGCTGGGGCGCCGCAGCGCCGCGGCGGCCTATCCGCCGCCGGGCAAGCTGGTCGACGTCGGCGGGCGGATGATGCACATCGACTGCCGCGGCGCGGGATCGCCGACGGTCGTCTTCGAATCCGGGCTGGGCACCGGCGGGACGATCGACTGGACGCTGGTGCACGACAGGATCGCGCAGACGACGCGCGCGTGCGCCTATGACCGCGCGGGGATCATGTGGAGCGATCCCAAGGAGACGCCGCAGCACGCCGCCGCCGTCGCCGACGACCTTCATGCGCTGCTGAAGGGCGCGGGGATCACCGGCCCGCTGGTGCTGGTCGGCCATTCGATCGGCGGGCCCTATGTGCGGACCTACACCGGGCGGTACGGCGACGCGGTCGCGGGGCTGGTGATGGTCGACGCGTCGCACCCCGACCAGGTCGCGCGGCTGGGCAGGGTCGCGAACACCGACGCCCATCCGGGGCAGGTCGCGTGGATCATGCACGCCGCATCGGCGCTGTCGTGGACGGGCGCGGTGCGGCTGGCGATGGCGAATGCCGGGCAGGGCAAGCTGCCGCAGGACGCCGCGGCGCGCATGGCCGCCTATACGAGCACGTCGGTGCGCGGCGCGACCGCCGAGCTCGACGGTTTCGACGCGACGATGGACGATGCGCGCAAGGTGCGCAGCTTTGGCGACCGGCCGCTGGTCGTGCTCACCGCGATGGCGCCGTTCAAGCCCGCGGAGCTGAAAGGGCTGGGAATCAAGGCCTCGGACGGTGCGCGTTTCAAGCAGGAGTGGAAGGCGCTCCACGCCGAGCAGGCGGCGATGTCGACGCGCGGGCGGCAGCAGATCGTGCCCGACGCGGGCCATTATATCCAGATCGACCGCCCCGACGTCGTGATCGCGGCGGTGAATCAGGTCGTCGAAGCGGTGCGCGCCGAGGGCGCGGCCGCCAAGGGAGAAAAGCGATGA
- a CDS encoding amidohydrolase family protein, which translates to MKTKILLGSALAALLAANSPAPDYDIVIRNGRVLDGAGNPWVGADVAVKDGRVVRVGQIAGRGAKEIDATGRYVSPGFIDMMDQSGRVLLKSGAAENKLRMGVTTVIAGEGGTPVPAADIPNYFRQLEQQGIAINFGTYYSATQARVKVMGDGAGSPTAAQLEAMGREVRIAMDNGAFGITSALIYPPSSFQTTSDLVTLAKVAAQCDGFYATHMRDESEGLVQAVEEAIEIGEKGGVKVEIFHLKGAYAPGWGKLMPEALAAINAARARGVDVAADLYPYTAGGTGLEIIAPSWVWADGIEKGIERLRDPKVRERMKKEVAAGSMPGWSNLVHASGGFQNVRLANGFSDKYRPYHGKSLAEIGKALNRDPADVAWDILLEGLPNRSVALYFMMSEQDIETGLKQPWVSIGSDAAASETFGEMDALGLPHPRAYGTFPRIIAEYVKRRPVLSLEEAVRKMTGWPAQRMGLSDRGLIREGMRADIVVFDLGKLDDGASWDKPMAPPTGIETVIVNGVVTLADGKHSGARAGAVLRHACEGASKP; encoded by the coding sequence ATGAAGACGAAGATCCTCCTCGGCAGCGCGCTGGCGGCGCTGCTCGCCGCGAACAGCCCGGCGCCCGATTACGACATCGTGATCCGGAACGGCCGCGTGCTCGACGGCGCGGGCAACCCGTGGGTCGGCGCCGATGTCGCGGTCAAGGACGGGCGCGTCGTGCGCGTCGGCCAGATCGCGGGCCGCGGTGCGAAGGAGATCGACGCGACGGGCCGCTATGTCTCGCCCGGCTTCATCGACATGATGGACCAGTCGGGGCGCGTGTTGCTCAAGAGCGGCGCGGCCGAGAACAAGCTGCGCATGGGCGTCACCACGGTGATCGCGGGCGAGGGCGGGACGCCGGTGCCCGCCGCCGACATCCCCAACTATTTCCGCCAGCTGGAGCAGCAGGGCATCGCGATCAATTTCGGCACCTATTATTCGGCGACGCAGGCGCGGGTGAAGGTGATGGGCGACGGCGCCGGATCGCCGACCGCGGCGCAGCTCGAGGCGATGGGGCGCGAGGTCCGCATCGCGATGGACAATGGCGCGTTCGGCATCACGAGCGCGCTGATCTATCCGCCGAGCAGTTTCCAGACGACGTCGGACCTCGTGACGCTGGCGAAGGTCGCGGCGCAGTGCGACGGTTTTTACGCGACGCACATGCGCGACGAGAGCGAAGGCCTTGTCCAGGCGGTCGAGGAAGCGATCGAGATCGGCGAGAAGGGCGGGGTGAAGGTCGAGATCTTTCACCTCAAGGGCGCCTATGCCCCCGGCTGGGGCAAGCTGATGCCCGAGGCGCTGGCGGCGATCAACGCGGCGCGCGCGCGCGGGGTCGACGTCGCGGCCGACCTTTATCCCTATACCGCCGGCGGCACGGGCCTCGAGATCATCGCGCCGAGCTGGGTGTGGGCCGACGGCATCGAGAAGGGGATCGAACGGCTGCGCGATCCCAAGGTGCGCGAGCGGATGAAGAAGGAGGTCGCCGCGGGATCGATGCCCGGCTGGTCGAACCTCGTCCACGCGTCGGGCGGTTTCCAGAACGTCCGGCTCGCCAACGGCTTCAGCGACAAATACCGGCCGTATCACGGCAAGAGCCTCGCCGAGATCGGCAAGGCGCTGAACCGCGACCCGGCCGACGTCGCGTGGGACATATTGCTCGAAGGCCTGCCCAACCGCTCGGTCGCGCTCTATTTCATGATGAGCGAGCAGGATATCGAGACCGGGCTCAAGCAGCCGTGGGTCAGCATCGGCAGCGACGCCGCGGCGTCGGAAACCTTCGGCGAGATGGACGCGCTCGGGCTGCCGCATCCGCGCGCCTATGGCACCTTTCCGCGCATCATCGCCGAATATGTGAAGCGCCGCCCGGTGCTGTCGCTCGAGGAGGCGGTGCGCAAGATGACCGGCTGGCCGGCGCAGCGCATGGGGCTGTCCGACCGCGGACTGATCCGCGAAGGGATGCGCGCCGATATCGTCGTTTTCGATCTGGGCAAGCTCGACGACGGCGCGAGCTGGGACAAGCCGATGGCGCCGCCGACCGGGATCGAGACGGTGATCGTCAACGGCGTCGTCACGCTGGCCGACGGCAAGCACAGCGGCGCGCGCGCGGGCGCGGTGCTGCGCCACGCGTGCGAAGGAGCAAGCAAGCCATGA
- a CDS encoding dipeptide epimerase, which translates to MTSGLTLDFAVERLPLAKPFRISGHVFTESEVVVVTLSDGTHSGRGEAAGVYYLGDDVAAMTAAIARVRDAVAGGITREALQALLPAGGARNAIDCALWELEARRSGIAVHELAGLPAPRPLRTTFTLGADDPDVMAAGAVGYAQARALKLKLTGDLALDIARVDAVRAARPECWIGVDANQGFAIGELDALVAALVAADVKLLEQPLARGREADLDGYRCPIPIAADESVLTLADVDGLAGRFDVVNIKLDKCGGLTEGLAMAHRARALGLGVMVGNMVSSSLAMAPAFIVGQLCDIVDLDGPIFLAADRTPSIEYRDGDAWCGEAIWGRG; encoded by the coding sequence ATGACGAGCGGCCTGACGCTGGATTTTGCGGTCGAACGCCTGCCGCTCGCCAAGCCCTTCCGCATCTCGGGCCATGTCTTCACCGAGTCCGAGGTGGTCGTCGTCACCCTGTCCGACGGCACGCACAGCGGGCGCGGCGAGGCCGCGGGGGTCTATTATCTGGGCGATGATGTCGCCGCGATGACCGCAGCGATCGCGCGCGTTCGCGATGCGGTCGCGGGCGGGATCACGCGCGAGGCATTGCAGGCGCTGCTGCCCGCGGGCGGTGCGCGCAACGCGATCGACTGCGCGCTGTGGGAGCTTGAGGCGCGGCGGAGCGGCATCGCGGTGCACGAACTGGCGGGACTGCCCGCGCCGCGTCCGCTGCGCACGACTTTCACGCTCGGCGCCGACGATCCCGACGTGATGGCGGCGGGCGCGGTCGGCTATGCGCAGGCGCGCGCGCTCAAGCTCAAGCTCACCGGCGACCTCGCCCTCGATATCGCGCGCGTCGACGCGGTGCGCGCGGCGCGGCCCGAGTGCTGGATCGGGGTCGACGCCAACCAGGGCTTTGCGATCGGCGAGCTCGACGCACTGGTCGCGGCGCTGGTCGCGGCCGACGTGAAGCTGCTCGAACAGCCGCTCGCGCGCGGGCGCGAGGCCGATCTCGACGGCTATCGCTGTCCGATCCCGATCGCCGCCGACGAAAGCGTGCTGACGCTCGCCGATGTCGACGGGCTGGCCGGCCGGTTCGACGTCGTCAACATCAAGCTCGACAAGTGCGGCGGGCTGACCGAGGGGCTGGCGATGGCGCACCGCGCGCGCGCGCTCGGGCTGGGCGTGATGGTCGGCAATATGGTGAGCAGCAGCCTGGCGATGGCGCCCGCCTTCATCGTCGGCCAGCTCTGCGACATCGTCGACCTCGACGGTCCGATCTTCCTTGCCGCCGACCGGACGCCGTCGATCGAATATCGCGACGGCGACGCGTGGTGCGGCGAGGCGATCTGGGGACGCGGATAA